GAAAACCCTGTCAGGTCTCGAAAACGGAGGCCAGAGGAGGGCGCGTTTCCTTCACCCGGACCATGAGGTGCCGGGTGTGTTGTTTTGAAAAGGGAATGCGATGAGCAAGCGCGAATCCGCGAAATACAAGATCGACCGCCGTCTTGGCGAAAATATCTGGGGCCGCCCGAAGTCCCCGGTCAACAAGCGTGAATACGGCCCCGGCCAGCATGGCCAGCGCCGCAAGGGCAAGCTTTCCGATTTCGGCCTGCAGCTGCGCGCCAAGCAGAAGCTGAAGGGTCACTATGGCGACGTTTCGGAAAAGCAGTTCCGCAAGGTCTACGAAGAGGCCGACCGCCGCAAGGGCGACACTTCGGAGAACCTGATCGGCCTGCTCGAGTCGCGTCTCGACGCGGTCGTCTACCGCGCCAAGTTCGTGCCGACCATTTTTGCCGCCCGTCAGTTCGTCAACCATGGCCACATCAACGTCAACGGCAAGCGCGTCAACATCGGCTCGTATCGCTGCAAGCCGGGCGACGTCGTCGA
The genomic region above belongs to Mesorhizobium sp. B4-1-4 and contains:
- the rpsD gene encoding 30S ribosomal protein S4 produces the protein MSKRESAKYKIDRRLGENIWGRPKSPVNKREYGPGQHGQRRKGKLSDFGLQLRAKQKLKGHYGDVSEKQFRKVYEEADRRKGDTSENLIGLLESRLDAVVYRAKFVPTIFAARQFVNHGHINVNGKRVNIGSYRCKPGDVVEVREKSKQLVIVLESVALAERDVPDYIEVDHNKMVATFGRIPGLSDVPFAVQMEPNLVVEFYSR